One part of the Marichromatium purpuratum 984 genome encodes these proteins:
- a CDS encoding AAA family ATPase: MYEHFYALGADPFRLSPDHRFCFTHRNYARARSYIDYALHRGEGFVMITGRPGTGKTTLINDLLDRLPTQEVSVSMLVSTQLAAEDLLRMTAHGFGLSAGAPRKADVLQGLMAFLERQHQAGRRALLIIDEAQDLAASALEELRLLTNLQRQGRPLLQIVLVGQERLRELVQGPDMEQVHQRLVAAWHLEPLGPVETLAYVRHRLEKGGWHGDPEFAPGVLRTVFEFSGGVPRRINLICSRLLLHGFIEERHLISAEEAEGVLDELQQESLSGASPEIDVDWDALDQGLYAPPEPAPVIAEAPLPEEPPLAQVSPPPLVDRAPPASLAAESAPVLEEVVDGEVAPPDDEFLLREAVLLPDELDDLVTEPEVAPGRRRSPARWVVGGGALAAGCLLAGFYLLQPQQAVELGRATIAWVARSLPELVAGVVPPPDDRIVRISSTDEPSPVVPEVSSSAATTDGTATITPLIEEPRAAPHPALIVAETTPESAEPRALAPSRPAIAVADVGASSARAADQIVSEKQPVEDGVPVVVATSTEIAEQPPVLRVADLRSVVPSPLAAVAPVADRSTVEREVARAPWPASLQVVFGWNSTEVEGRFAGRLDVLIEAYRSRDDLGVEVVGYSDSLGDPAYNLDLSRRRAQAVADYLVAGGLDPERLRIEGRGPVEPEALEGQSAEAAGSRGRMVEVAPYAPEGVEMDEENG; encoded by the coding sequence ATGTACGAGCATTTCTATGCCCTCGGGGCTGATCCGTTTCGCCTGAGCCCGGATCATCGTTTCTGTTTCACCCACAGGAACTACGCCCGTGCGCGCTCCTATATCGATTATGCGCTGCACCGTGGCGAGGGGTTCGTCATGATCACCGGTCGGCCGGGAACAGGCAAGACCACGCTGATCAATGACCTGCTCGATCGTCTGCCGACACAGGAGGTGTCCGTCTCCATGCTGGTCAGCACCCAGCTGGCCGCCGAGGATCTGCTGCGGATGACCGCTCACGGCTTCGGGCTGAGTGCGGGCGCTCCGCGCAAGGCCGATGTGTTACAGGGACTGATGGCATTCCTCGAGCGCCAGCACCAGGCCGGGCGGCGCGCCCTGCTGATCATCGACGAGGCGCAGGATCTGGCCGCCTCGGCGCTCGAGGAGCTGCGGCTGCTGACCAACCTGCAGCGCCAGGGACGCCCGCTGCTGCAGATCGTACTGGTTGGCCAGGAGCGGCTGCGCGAGCTGGTGCAGGGGCCGGATATGGAGCAGGTCCACCAGCGGCTGGTCGCGGCCTGGCATCTCGAGCCGCTGGGACCGGTCGAGACCCTGGCCTATGTCCGCCACCGTCTGGAGAAGGGCGGTTGGCATGGTGATCCGGAGTTCGCACCCGGCGTGTTGCGTACCGTCTTCGAGTTCAGCGGCGGGGTGCCGCGTCGGATCAACCTGATCTGCAGCCGGTTGCTGCTGCACGGCTTCATCGAGGAGCGTCACCTGATCAGCGCCGAGGAGGCCGAAGGGGTGCTCGATGAGTTGCAGCAGGAGTCGCTGAGCGGTGCGTCACCGGAGATCGATGTCGATTGGGATGCGCTCGACCAAGGGCTGTACGCGCCCCCCGAGCCTGCTCCGGTAATCGCCGAGGCGCCGCTCCCCGAAGAGCCTCCGCTGGCGCAGGTGTCTCCGCCACCACTAGTCGATCGTGCTCCGCCCGCAAGCCTTGCCGCTGAGTCCGCGCCTGTACTCGAGGAGGTCGTGGATGGCGAGGTGGCGCCACCTGATGACGAGTTCCTGTTGCGCGAGGCGGTGTTGCTGCCCGATGAACTCGATGACCTCGTCACTGAACCAGAGGTCGCTCCTGGTCGGCGTCGCTCGCCCGCGCGCTGGGTCGTGGGTGGCGGTGCTCTGGCCGCCGGCTGTCTGCTCGCTGGCTTCTATCTGCTCCAGCCGCAGCAGGCTGTCGAGTTGGGACGAGCGACAATCGCGTGGGTGGCTCGATCGCTGCCCGAGTTGGTGGCTGGGGTGGTGCCGCCGCCGGACGATCGAATCGTTCGGATCTCGTCGACAGATGAGCCGTCACCGGTCGTGCCCGAGGTCTCGTCGTCTGCGGCCACGACGGACGGAACGGCGACGATCACGCCGCTGATCGAGGAGCCGCGTGCGGCGCCGCACCCGGCGCTGATCGTGGCCGAGACCACTCCCGAGTCCGCCGAGCCTCGCGCGCTCGCCCCCTCTCGTCCAGCGATTGCGGTGGCTGACGTGGGGGCGTCGAGTGCGCGCGCCGCTGACCAGATAGTGTCCGAGAAGCAACCGGTCGAGGATGGTGTGCCAGTGGTCGTGGCCACCTCGACCGAGATCGCCGAGCAGCCTCCGGTGCTCAGGGTCGCTGATCTCCGCTCGGTCGTGCCGTCTCCGTTGGCCGCCGTTGCACCGGTTGCCGACAGATCCACGGTGGAGCGTGAGGTGGCGCGCGCGCCCTGGCCGGCGTCGCTCCAGGTGGTCTTTGGCTGGAACAGCACCGAGGTCGAGGGGCGTTTTGCAGGGCGACTCGATGTGCTGATCGAGGCGTATCGATCGCGTGACGATCTTGGGGTCGAGGTCGTCGGTTACTCCGATAGTCTCGGTGACCCTGCCTACAATCTCGACTTGTCGCGTCGCCGTGCGCAGGCGGTTGCCGACTATCTGGTTGCTGGCGGTCTCGATCCTGAGCGGTTGCGGATCGAGGGCCGAGGTCCGGTCGAGCCGGAGGCCTTGGAGGGGCAGTCGGCCGAGGCGGCCGGGTCGCGCGGTCGCATGGTCGAGGTCGCTCCCTATGCGCCAGAGGGTGTGGAGATGGATGAGGAGAACGGATGA
- the prsK gene encoding XrtA/PEP-CTERM system histidine kinase PrsK has protein sequence MSVATISYAAALIAYLVLTLLLVTAWRGRLLGLFALVASMAGVCWAAIVLAMVHGLLPAGHWSAVAELVRSAAWFIFLSRVLVVEYDPSQLRFWARAPWWVICGGALLTLGVPLLEVPLGLDGAQVINAMLLGWVLWSIFGLVLLEQIFRNRRPEQRWGIKHLCLGVGAVFAFDLYFFSDALLLHRIDPVLWQARGLVHALVVPLIAVSAARNPSWSLEVHVSRHAVFHSATLTAAGLYLLAMAAAGYYIRYFGGAWGAVLQITFLFAALLFLLAVLFSGQLRARLRVLLSKHFFSFKYDYREEWLGFTTALSRPGVALPEAVISALGGIVNSPGGMLWVKGEHDAFEFCAQSHLGEPQAQILAADAPMIIFLANSGWVVDLEEYRNHPERYQGFSTPPWLESLADAWLVIPLLHRESLCGFVVLARPGGAGALNWEDRSLLRTAGRQAATHVAQHLADQALIRARQFEAFSQLSAYVAHDLKNLLAQQSLLVSNAERHRDNPAFFDDVIRTVRSSVERMTRLMEQLRDGVRGEAPQRLSLAPLLEELVRGRGGYAPVPVFEAPLSSLYVSADRERLLTVFGHLVQNAQEATTPEGCVVVRLFAEGRFAIVEIEDDGIGMSQEFVRERLFKPFDSTKGLTGMGIGAFESREFVRLLGGDLLVRSQPGEGTLFRVCLPLDGELQKEGEGTVHAGHHGVAS, from the coding sequence ATGAGCGTGGCCACCATCAGCTATGCGGCCGCACTGATCGCCTATCTGGTACTGACCCTGTTGCTGGTCACCGCGTGGCGCGGACGCCTGCTGGGGCTGTTTGCGCTGGTGGCGAGCATGGCAGGCGTCTGCTGGGCGGCGATCGTGCTGGCGATGGTGCATGGTCTGCTGCCCGCAGGGCATTGGTCGGCGGTGGCCGAGCTGGTCCGGAGTGCGGCTTGGTTCATCTTCCTGTCGCGGGTGTTGGTCGTTGAGTACGACCCGAGTCAGCTGCGTTTCTGGGCGCGAGCACCGTGGTGGGTGATCTGCGGTGGCGCGCTGCTCACCTTGGGGGTGCCGTTGCTCGAGGTCCCGCTCGGCCTCGACGGTGCCCAGGTGATCAATGCGATGCTACTCGGCTGGGTGCTGTGGTCGATCTTCGGCCTGGTGTTGCTCGAGCAGATCTTCCGCAACCGCCGTCCCGAGCAGCGCTGGGGTATCAAGCACCTGTGTCTCGGGGTCGGGGCGGTGTTCGCCTTCGACCTGTATTTCTTCTCCGATGCCTTGTTGCTGCATCGGATCGATCCCGTGCTGTGGCAGGCACGTGGCCTGGTGCATGCCTTGGTGGTGCCGTTGATCGCGGTCTCGGCGGCGCGTAATCCGAGCTGGTCGCTGGAGGTGCACGTCTCGCGGCATGCGGTGTTCCACTCCGCCACGCTGACCGCCGCCGGGCTCTATCTGTTGGCGATGGCTGCGGCGGGTTACTACATCCGCTATTTCGGCGGCGCCTGGGGGGCGGTGCTGCAGATCACTTTCCTGTTCGCGGCCCTGCTGTTCCTGCTGGCGGTGCTGTTCTCGGGGCAGCTGCGCGCGCGCCTGCGGGTCCTGCTCAGCAAGCACTTCTTCAGCTTCAAGTACGACTATCGCGAGGAATGGCTGGGCTTCACCACGGCACTGTCGCGTCCCGGCGTGGCGTTGCCGGAGGCGGTGATCTCGGCGCTCGGCGGGATCGTCAACAGCCCAGGGGGGATGCTCTGGGTGAAAGGTGAGCACGACGCGTTCGAGTTCTGTGCCCAGAGCCATCTGGGCGAGCCGCAGGCGCAGATCCTCGCTGCCGACGCACCGATGATCATCTTCTTGGCGAACAGTGGCTGGGTGGTCGATCTCGAGGAGTATCGCAACCATCCGGAGCGCTACCAGGGGTTCTCGACACCGCCCTGGCTCGAGTCGCTGGCCGATGCCTGGCTGGTCATCCCATTGCTGCACCGTGAGTCGCTGTGCGGTTTCGTGGTGCTGGCCCGTCCGGGAGGCGCCGGGGCGCTGAACTGGGAGGACCGCTCACTGTTGCGTACCGCGGGTCGTCAGGCGGCCACCCATGTCGCTCAGCACCTGGCCGACCAAGCCCTGATCAGGGCGCGTCAGTTCGAGGCATTCAGCCAGCTCTCGGCCTATGTCGCCCATGACCTCAAGAACCTGCTCGCCCAGCAGTCGCTGCTGGTCTCCAATGCCGAGCGCCATCGCGATAATCCTGCCTTTTTCGATGATGTCATCCGTACCGTGCGCAGCTCGGTCGAGCGCATGACTCGATTGATGGAACAGTTGCGCGATGGTGTGCGCGGCGAGGCGCCGCAGCGACTGAGTCTCGCGCCCTTGCTGGAGGAGTTAGTGCGCGGGCGTGGCGGGTATGCGCCGGTGCCGGTGTTCGAGGCACCGTTATCGTCGCTGTATGTGAGCGCCGATCGCGAGCGTTTGCTGACTGTGTTCGGTCATTTGGTGCAAAATGCGCAGGAGGCGACCACGCCGGAAGGATGCGTGGTGGTGCGCCTGTTCGCCGAGGGCCGATTCGCAATCGTCGAGATCGAGGACGATGGCATCGGCATGTCGCAGGAATTCGTTCGAGAGCGGCTGTTCAAGCCCTTCGATTCCACCAAGGGTTTGACCGGAATGGGGATCGGTGCATTCGAGAGTCGGGAGTTCGTCCGGCTGCTCGGCGGTGATCTTTTGGTGCGCAGCCAGCCGGGGGAAGGTACGCTGTTTCGTGTATGCTTGCCGCTGGACGGCGAGTTGCAAAAAGAGGGGGAGGGGACCGTGCACGCCGGGCATCATGGAGTGGCCTCATGA
- the prsR gene encoding PEP-CTERM-box response regulator transcription factor: MKGSDKCLLVVEDDPGLQSQLRWCFDGFEVVLAGDRREALAQLRRYRPSVVTLDLGLPPDPGGVSEGLALLEEIVALAPQTKVVVVTGNDDRSHALKAISLGAYDFYLKPIDAETLNLVVERGHRLHALETENLRLQHSQMDSPLRGIIASSTPMLEVCRAVEKVAPTDVTTLILGESGTGKELFARALHEMGPRASGRLVAINCAAIPENLLESELFGYEKGAFTGAVKQTRGKIEYADGGTLFLDEIGDLSQPLQAKLLRFLQERVIERVGGRQEIPVDLRVICATHRDLRAQIAEGSFREDLFYRVSEVTITLPPLRDREGDLLVLARAFLERYNREYAKTVRGFTKDALAAMETYNWSGNVRELESRVRRAVIMADGQQLTPADLELAPVGVEPALPLSLQQVREQAETRAIRQALARVDGNITQAARLLGVTRPTLYGLLDKYGLKE, from the coding sequence ATGAAAGGCTCGGACAAGTGTCTGTTGGTCGTCGAGGACGACCCCGGGTTGCAGAGCCAGCTGCGCTGGTGTTTCGACGGTTTCGAGGTGGTGCTCGCCGGTGATCGGCGCGAGGCGCTGGCTCAGTTGCGTCGTTACCGCCCCAGTGTGGTCACCCTGGACCTTGGCCTGCCTCCCGACCCTGGTGGCGTGAGCGAGGGCCTCGCGCTGCTCGAGGAGATCGTCGCCCTGGCCCCTCAGACCAAGGTCGTAGTGGTCACCGGCAACGATGATCGCAGCCACGCGCTCAAGGCGATCAGCCTCGGGGCCTACGATTTCTATCTCAAGCCAATCGATGCCGAGACCCTCAATCTGGTGGTCGAGCGCGGTCATCGGCTGCATGCGCTCGAGACCGAGAACCTTCGTCTGCAGCACAGTCAGATGGACTCACCGCTGCGTGGCATCATCGCCAGTAGTACGCCGATGCTCGAGGTCTGTCGCGCGGTCGAGAAGGTTGCGCCGACCGATGTCACCACCCTGATCCTCGGCGAGAGCGGGACCGGCAAGGAGCTGTTTGCCCGCGCCCTGCACGAGATGGGGCCGCGCGCCTCGGGCCGGCTGGTGGCGATCAACTGTGCCGCCATCCCCGAGAACCTGCTCGAGAGTGAGCTGTTCGGCTACGAGAAGGGAGCCTTCACCGGCGCGGTCAAGCAGACCCGGGGCAAGATCGAATACGCCGACGGTGGCACCCTGTTTCTCGACGAAATCGGCGACCTGTCGCAGCCGCTTCAGGCAAAACTGCTGCGTTTCTTGCAAGAGCGGGTGATCGAGCGTGTCGGTGGTCGTCAGGAGATTCCGGTCGACCTGCGGGTGATCTGCGCGACCCACCGCGATCTGCGGGCACAGATCGCCGAAGGGAGTTTTCGCGAGGATCTCTTTTATCGGGTCAGCGAGGTGACCATCACCCTGCCGCCGTTGCGCGATCGCGAGGGTGATCTGCTGGTGCTCGCCCGCGCCTTTCTTGAGCGCTATAACCGTGAGTATGCCAAGACGGTTCGCGGTTTCACCAAGGATGCGCTCGCGGCGATGGAGACCTACAACTGGTCCGGTAATGTGCGCGAACTCGAGAGTCGGGTCAGGCGAGCGGTGATTATGGCCGATGGGCAACAGCTGACGCCCGCCGATCTCGAGCTGGCACCAGTCGGCGTCGAGCCGGCCCTGCCGCTGAGCCTGCAGCAGGTCCGTGAACAGGCCGAGACCCGGGCGATCCGCCAGGCGCTTGCCCGGGTCGACGGCAATATCACCCAGGCCGCGCGGTTGCTGGGCGTGACCCGGCCGACCCTGTACGGCCTGCTCGATAAATACGGACTCAAGGAATGA
- a CDS encoding XrtA/PEP-CTERM system exopolysaccharide export protein, translated as MSANLGSIDGVWSRLCLGAVLVLLAGCSGSGKDLPPVPPEQRELAVQQGYFYEIAPGDSVSIFVWGLNDLSGTVPVRPDGMLTTPLIEDMPASGKTPSQLARDLEKEYAVYVRSPIVTVIVKGFIGLPSQQVRVIGEAVTPAAVPFRKHMTLLDLMIAVGGLTDFAAGNKSVLVRYYGGERQEYSVRLDDLIRDGEIAENVSLLPGDILIIPEAWF; from the coding sequence TTGAGCGCGAATCTTGGATCGATCGACGGCGTCTGGTCGCGGCTGTGCCTGGGCGCGGTGCTGGTCCTGCTGGCCGGTTGTTCTGGTTCCGGCAAGGACCTGCCGCCGGTCCCGCCGGAGCAGCGCGAGCTGGCGGTACAGCAGGGATACTTCTACGAGATCGCCCCGGGCGATTCGGTCAGCATCTTCGTCTGGGGTCTCAACGACCTCTCGGGAACGGTTCCCGTGCGCCCCGACGGCATGCTCACCACACCGCTGATCGAGGACATGCCGGCGAGCGGCAAGACCCCGTCGCAGCTCGCCCGCGATCTCGAGAAGGAGTATGCGGTCTATGTCCGCTCGCCGATCGTCACCGTGATCGTCAAGGGCTTCATCGGCTTGCCCTCACAGCAGGTGCGAGTCATCGGTGAGGCGGTGACGCCAGCAGCGGTGCCGTTTCGCAAGCACATGACCCTGCTCGACCTGATGATCGCCGTCGGCGGGCTGACTGATTTTGCCGCTGGCAACAAGTCGGTGCTGGTGCGCTACTACGGTGGCGAGCGACAGGAGTACTCGGTACGGCTGGATGACCTCATTCGCGATGGTGAAATCGCTGAGAACGTGAGCTTGCTCCCGGGCGATATCCTGATTATCCCCGAAGCTTGGTTCTGA
- a CDS encoding XrtA system polysaccharide chain length determinant yields MHELLAQLFGYARGMWRYRWLALVVAWAIAIAGWTIVSRIPDEYRSSARVFVDTNSVLRPLLRGLTIQPDLVQRVALMSRMLLSRPNLEKIIRMSDLDLKLRTEAERERLISDLGNKIKIRGDRSNPSLYTISFEDRDPQSAKLVVQSLVSIFIEEALVSDQRATSTAQDFLDQEIEEYEARLRDSEHRLADFKRRYAGLLSGDIGGYYSNLQSAQKELKDAELTLQEAKRRRDQLQQQIETQEQALESAEELVPQLPDDPRIAALQTKLDELLLRYTERHPDVIELRRLIREIRSRQQQRTEVAGSALMATTVQADSLYGSLRVALSQADAQVAALQARVDDHGQRVRDLDQKIDTIPEIEAELTQLTRNYKTIVAQHAELLERRESARLSSEVEKTAEGVKFRVIDPPVAPLKPSAPNRLLLASGVLLVALGGGLLAALAMDLVRPVFDDRRLLYRATGLPVLGTVALVRSPTERRRERIMLIPFFAMTAGLAVAFIFVVSGLPLLQSLI; encoded by the coding sequence ATGCACGAACTCCTGGCCCAACTGTTCGGCTATGCGCGCGGCATGTGGCGTTACCGCTGGCTCGCGCTCGTCGTCGCCTGGGCGATCGCGATTGCCGGATGGACCATCGTCTCGCGTATCCCCGATGAGTACCGCTCCTCGGCGCGGGTATTCGTCGACACCAACAGCGTGCTGCGGCCACTGCTGCGCGGCCTGACCATCCAGCCGGATCTGGTGCAGCGTGTGGCGCTGATGAGCCGGATGCTGCTGAGTCGGCCGAATCTGGAAAAGATCATCCGTATGAGCGATCTCGACCTGAAGCTGCGCACCGAGGCCGAGCGCGAGCGGTTGATCAGCGATCTCGGCAACAAGATCAAGATTCGTGGCGATCGCTCCAACCCCTCGCTCTATACCATCTCCTTCGAGGATCGCGATCCCCAGAGCGCCAAGCTGGTGGTGCAGTCGCTGGTGTCGATCTTCATCGAGGAGGCGCTGGTGAGCGATCAGCGCGCCACCTCTACCGCTCAGGACTTCCTCGATCAGGAGATCGAGGAGTACGAGGCGCGGCTGCGTGATTCCGAACATCGTCTCGCCGACTTCAAGCGTCGCTATGCCGGGTTGCTGTCGGGAGATATCGGCGGCTATTACTCCAATCTCCAGTCGGCGCAGAAGGAACTCAAGGATGCCGAACTGACCCTGCAGGAGGCCAAGCGGCGGCGTGATCAGCTCCAGCAGCAGATCGAGACCCAGGAGCAGGCACTCGAGAGCGCCGAGGAGCTGGTTCCGCAACTGCCCGATGATCCGCGCATTGCCGCACTGCAGACCAAGCTCGACGAATTGCTGCTGCGCTACACCGAGCGTCACCCCGACGTCATCGAGCTGCGCCGGCTGATCCGCGAGATCCGTTCGCGTCAGCAGCAGCGTACCGAGGTCGCCGGCAGCGCGCTGATGGCCACCACGGTGCAGGCTGACAGTCTCTATGGCAGTCTGCGGGTGGCGCTCAGTCAGGCCGACGCCCAGGTCGCTGCGCTACAGGCGCGGGTCGATGATCATGGCCAGCGGGTGCGTGATCTCGATCAGAAGATCGACACCATTCCAGAGATTGAAGCCGAGCTGACCCAGCTCACGCGTAACTACAAGACGATCGTCGCCCAGCACGCCGAACTGCTCGAGCGGCGTGAATCGGCGCGGCTCTCGAGCGAGGTCGAGAAGACCGCCGAGGGGGTCAAGTTCCGCGTCATCGATCCACCAGTGGCACCGCTCAAGCCCTCGGCGCCGAACCGGCTGCTGCTCGCCAGCGGCGTGCTACTGGTCGCCCTCGGTGGCGGGCTGCTCGCTGCCCTGGCAATGGATCTGGTTCGTCCCGTGTTCGACGATCGGCGGCTGCTCTATCGTGCCACCGGCCTGCCGGTGCTCGGTACCGTGGCCCTGGTGCGCTCGCCTACCGAACGCAGACGTGAGCGAATCATGCTGATCCCGTTCTTCGCGATGACGGCAGGCCTGGCGGTCGCCTTCATCTTCGTTGTCTCCGGTCTGCCGCTGTTGCAGTCTCTCATCTAG
- a CDS encoding XrtA-associated tyrosine autokinase, whose amino-acid sequence MLTPDAKRSQLAEEYRLIKRPLLMNVDKKGADIVDNANMIMVTSALPGEGKTFSAINLAMSIAMERDRTVLLVDGDVAKPTAAKRLGIEAELGLTDLLDGSCDSVADVLVHTDVANMRILPAGRRHERATELLASERMSMVMAELSTRYSDRVVIFDSPPLLLASESAVLAEMMGQVIMVVAAEQTGQHAVNEGLARLGEDKIIGLLLNKYRPGLGNRYGSGYRYGYGYGYGQAPTADESAAQPGV is encoded by the coding sequence TTGCTGACCCCGGATGCCAAGCGCTCGCAGCTGGCCGAGGAGTACCGGCTGATCAAGCGTCCGCTGTTGATGAATGTCGACAAGAAGGGCGCCGACATCGTCGACAACGCCAATATGATCATGGTCACCAGCGCCCTGCCGGGCGAGGGCAAGACCTTCTCGGCGATCAACCTGGCGATGAGCATCGCCATGGAGCGCGATCGCACGGTGCTGCTGGTCGATGGTGACGTGGCCAAGCCGACTGCGGCCAAACGCCTGGGGATCGAGGCCGAGCTGGGACTGACTGACCTGCTCGATGGCAGTTGCGATTCCGTAGCCGACGTGCTCGTGCACACCGATGTGGCCAACATGCGCATCCTGCCGGCTGGACGTCGTCATGAGCGTGCTACCGAACTGTTGGCCAGTGAACGGATGAGCATGGTCATGGCCGAACTCTCGACCCGTTACAGTGATCGCGTGGTGATCTTCGACTCACCGCCACTGCTGCTGGCCAGCGAGAGTGCGGTACTGGCCGAGATGATGGGGCAGGTGATCATGGTGGTGGCCGCCGAGCAGACTGGTCAGCATGCGGTCAACGAGGGGTTGGCGCGACTCGGCGAGGACAAGATCATCGGATTGTTGCTCAACAAGTACCGCCCCGGGCTCGGCAATCGTTACGGCAGCGGTTACCGTTATGGTTACGGATACGGCTATGGACAAGCACCAACGGCGGACGAATCGGCTGCCCAACCCGGCGTTTGA
- a CDS encoding TIGR03016 family PEP-CTERM system-associated outer membrane protein encodes MLKFARHRHLVSLCLCATAPLIWGTGWSADWRLSRQLSVNGVYTDNLSLSEEDQGSDFYVELTPGFVVSGKGGRAEFDLAYSLQYLNYLSSDNGDQANHRLQGNGRVELFRERLFVDAKTTARQELIDPLGPTSGDATNLSGNLQTSYTYEISPTYYERFGRRAELTARVSNNGVFYSDEGSDSIGYDGSIELRSGPAFGTTNWALLVSSEHVDYQDDEVPSDTYSDASFLLGNQLSRRWRLDGTLLYEDNDYTSRDGTSGAGWELSTTWTPTPRTSLRVGIGHRYFGMTPVLDFSHRSKRSVWRASYVRDVSSARGDRIGSQVFAFEDAFGDPTVPEVTAPFEVGDDTAAPTTGTYVSNTFESSYTLQTRRSTLGASLGYVLREYEATAEDQSTMRARLFWSRQLSGLTRSNLTLGWSRSELDQTSVTDGSDERDEYTLDAGLSRRVGTNTRVALQYRLSSSDDVTENRVTLGLVTSWSD; translated from the coding sequence ATGCTGAAGTTCGCGCGACATCGTCATCTGGTGTCGTTGTGTCTGTGTGCGACCGCGCCCCTGATCTGGGGGACCGGATGGAGCGCCGATTGGCGACTGTCGCGTCAGCTCAGCGTCAACGGGGTCTATACCGATAACCTCTCGCTTTCCGAAGAAGATCAGGGTAGCGACTTCTATGTCGAGCTGACCCCGGGGTTCGTGGTCTCCGGCAAGGGGGGCCGTGCCGAGTTCGATCTCGCCTATTCGTTGCAATACCTCAACTATCTCAGTTCGGACAATGGTGATCAGGCCAACCATCGCCTGCAGGGCAATGGTCGGGTCGAACTGTTCAGGGAGCGGCTGTTCGTCGATGCCAAGACAACCGCACGCCAGGAGCTGATTGACCCCCTTGGTCCGACCAGTGGCGATGCCACCAACCTCTCCGGCAACCTCCAGACCAGTTATACCTACGAGATCTCGCCCACTTATTACGAACGTTTTGGTCGTCGCGCGGAGCTGACCGCGCGTGTCTCCAACAACGGAGTCTTCTACTCCGACGAGGGTAGCGACAGCATCGGCTACGATGGCTCGATCGAGCTGCGCAGTGGTCCGGCCTTCGGCACCACCAACTGGGCTCTGCTGGTCTCCTCCGAGCATGTCGATTACCAGGACGACGAAGTCCCCTCGGACACCTATTCCGACGCCAGTTTTCTGCTCGGCAATCAGCTCTCGCGGCGCTGGCGTCTCGACGGCACCCTGCTCTACGAGGACAACGATTACACCTCGCGTGATGGTACCAGTGGGGCTGGCTGGGAGCTGTCGACCACCTGGACGCCGACGCCGCGGACCTCGCTTCGGGTTGGTATCGGCCATCGTTATTTCGGTATGACGCCGGTACTCGACTTCTCCCATCGCAGCAAGCGCTCGGTGTGGCGCGCAAGCTATGTCCGCGATGTCTCCAGTGCCCGGGGTGATCGTATCGGCTCGCAGGTCTTCGCGTTCGAGGACGCCTTCGGCGATCCAACCGTTCCCGAGGTGACTGCGCCTTTCGAGGTCGGCGACGATACCGCGGCGCCGACTACCGGGACCTATGTCAGCAACACTTTCGAAAGCAGCTATACCCTGCAGACCCGACGCAGTACCCTCGGAGCGTCGCTCGGCTATGTGCTGCGTGAGTACGAGGCTACCGCGGAGGATCAGTCGACGATGCGCGCCCGGCTGTTCTGGAGTCGACAGCTCTCTGGTCTGACCCGCTCCAACCTCACCCTCGGCTGGAGCCGGAGCGAACTCGACCAGACCAGCGTGACCGATGGCAGTGACGAGCGCGACGAATACACCCTCGATGCCGGGCTGAGCCGGCGCGTCGGCACCAATACCCGGGTTGCATTGCAATATCGGCTGAGCAGCTCCGATGACGTGACCGAGAACCGCGTGACCTTGGGCCTGGTCACCAGCTGGTCGGACTGA
- a CDS encoding XrtA system polysaccharide deacetylase, which translates to MLNAMTIDVEDYFQVSAFERHIARDDWDRIPCRIERNMDRILELLERHAIRATFFTLGWIAERHPRVVHELVAAGHELACHGLAHVRVTQQTPASFREDVRRSKALLEDIGGVEVRGYRAASYSIDRDNQRWAHETLYDCGYRYSSSVYPVRHDLYGIPEAPRFAYRPLAGVEDFVEIPITTSTLFGRRLPSGGGGFFRLYPYALSRQAIRRINRREGTAAIFYFHPWEIDPDQPRVDGIPPRTRVRHYLNLARTEARLERLFQDFHWGRMDQVFLEPQGVSVRR; encoded by the coding sequence ATGCTGAACGCCATGACCATCGACGTGGAGGACTACTTCCAGGTCTCCGCTTTCGAGCGCCACATCGCCCGCGACGACTGGGACCGGATCCCCTGCCGGATCGAGCGCAACATGGATCGAATCCTCGAACTGCTCGAACGTCACGCCATCCGCGCGACCTTCTTCACCCTCGGTTGGATCGCCGAGCGCCATCCCCGGGTAGTGCATGAGCTGGTCGCCGCCGGGCACGAGCTGGCCTGTCATGGGTTGGCCCATGTACGCGTCACCCAGCAGACACCGGCGTCCTTCCGCGAGGATGTGCGTCGCAGCAAGGCGCTGCTCGAGGACATCGGCGGGGTCGAGGTCCGTGGCTATCGCGCGGCGAGCTACTCGATCGATCGCGACAACCAGCGCTGGGCGCACGAGACGCTGTACGACTGCGGTTACCGCTACAGCTCCAGCGTCTACCCGGTGCGTCACGACCTCTACGGCATCCCCGAGGCGCCGCGCTTCGCCTACCGGCCGCTCGCCGGGGTCGAGGACTTCGTCGAGATCCCGATCACCACCAGCACGCTCTTCGGGCGCCGCCTGCCCAGTGGCGGTGGCGGTTTCTTCAGGCTCTACCCCTACGCGCTCTCGCGCCAGGCAATCCGGCGGATCAACCGTCGCGAGGGTACTGCCGCAATCTTCTACTTCCATCCCTGGGAGATCGATCCCGATCAGCCCCGTGTCGACGGTATCCCGCCGCGTACCCGGGTGCGTCACTATCTCAACCTGGCACGCACCGAGGCGCGGCTCGAGCGCCTGTTCCAGGATTTTCACTGGGGACGCATGGACCAGGTCTTTCTCGAACCGCAAGGAGTGTCTGTTCGCCGATGA